CTTCCTTCTACAgtacattcattttcttttctcctctttttggcTAGAATCTGTATTCTAAGTGAATGGTACTTATCCCCAACCACACATTCCAAACTAGTAAGATCTGTTGAATATATTTGCTAAATAATAACTGAGTTATGAGTTACAAGCCTCTAGTTCACAGGCTGTAGCTTTGAATAAATATGTGTATTTTCTCCAGCTTACTGCTTAGTGAAAAGCTACTGCTTCAGACTGGACCTTAATTAAACTACAAGAGGTTTTGTACAGTGTGCTCCTTTTCTGTATTGGTCACAGGTGAGGGATGTTGATGAACTTACGTTAAACATGTAACACTGGGGCCCTGCAGGTCTAAATATTCTCCTGATGATTCTAAAAGTCACTGTGATTGTTAAACATGACATATTTTTGTCTGTTGAGATCTAGCACAGATCTGAGATGAATAGATATTAGAGATTTGCTTAGTCTAATAAGGCAGAGACCTAGTCAGTAACTTGGGAGCTACATATCAAAATAAAAGagcattttaaaggttttctaGCATGCACACACAACATAATGGATGTGACAATTTCACTAATTATCTTTATCATCTTAGAACGTTCTGTCTTGCCGTTCTTGATTACTTCATTCTGTACTGCCACCATCACCCCAGTTTCTGAAAATACTCCTTATGTAGTATCCTGGGCATTAGTAACATTTAAATTTTAATCATGTTTTCAGAATGCAGTTCATGGTCTTTGCATGTATAAAACTCTGTATTTTCCATATTCAGGTGGCTTATGAACCTTAAATATGACAATGTCACAcaagttttaaaaagccaacattGGGCTTTTAACTTGATTTAGCAAAATTAGTCTTTTATCATTATTTTGACACCTACGGTAAATAATGCACTGAATATAATTTTAATGAGAATAATGCAAGATCTTTTACACTTGAGTTCACTGTGAGTACATGTGTAATCTATGTGCATGTcattattgggtttttttcatCATACAGTAAAAGGTTGGCTGCTTGTATCCATATATATTACAGTATAAATCTTTAGTATTCTAAGTAGTGATATTTATTTGGATACAGAAATATTTGcaattcactgaataatgccatatCCTGATAGTTCTAACATATCCAAGTCCAAATTTGATAGTtttgaatatctgtaataatagttattaatattatttattaatatttattcccATTTATTCCTATACAGTagtttagaaagcaaaaggctaggttttTGCTTactagaagaagaaatgaaagtaAAACTTGGTCTTTTGTTTTCTAGATGGGTTGTATATGTTGAACTGTACAAAATAATGATTGAGATAATGcaattgaagtagcccacttctggtcaaaataGTCTAATcatcaacattttaatttgtttttaattctacctGTATTTCATAGACatctctgatacaaataaagaagaaaatatacTGATCTAAAGTCACTAGTCCCTTTCCGAAGTCACAATGGGCCTCTATAGACACTGGGGCCTGTCTGAATGTCAACTGGATGAACTAGGGCTGTTCTGTAATATTTTTCTGccagaagcagaaaaggaaatgTCACTCACCTCCCCCATCAAGGTGCATAAGTGTTGAGAACTAGGAAAGTACCTACTAACACAAACTAGAAAATCCCGGAAGTACCTCTCCCCATGTGTCACTGTAAAAAATGCAGTTACCACAAATTGAATAGCAACTTACTGCCTTTTAATGACATCCAATATCTGCCAGGGTGGCTGCTTCATTTTGCTAAAACTGCAGAGATGGCTTAGCTTCTCGGATGCTGTTGATCAACTGGGAAGGTTTAGACCAGGGATTTGGGCACAATAGACAGTCTGAAAGAGCATGCACCCACATTCAGAGTTCATCTGTATGAGTGTTGCCCCTATGCCTCTCTTTTCTATCTCTGTTGAGTAGTGGGTGAATGACATGTGGCCGCATAAAATTCAAATGCAAACTCTAAATGTaggaggtttttaaaaactgctttgagggcaattttgccatgtttttgaGGGCCCTCTGCACCTCATTTAGGCACCCCCACCtccaagctgttttttttaaaatgaccattAGAGGTTGCAATAAGTCTTTTTcggttaccatatttttccatgtataagacgcccctccacttttctaactcaaaatttctttatttgcaagaaagtggagggggaaagaaggaatcaccaaagtgctttgatgattcctgctttacccctccacttttccccccttcactttcttgcacttttttgcaaagaaagtgctttacccctccactttcttgcaaagaactttcacaaaaaagtggagggggaaagcaggcatcatcaaagcactttgatgatttctgctttccccctccactttcttgcaaggaaagtgctttccccccccctccacattctttgcaaaatgttctttccatgtataagatgaccctcaatttttaatctaaagattttagacgaaagtatcttatacacggaaaaatatggcaaaACCTAATCTTCTGTAAGAAATAAGGGACGTGGGGATTGTGAAAGCAAGTATGACTCTCCAAGGACTAGGTGTTTATGTGTTGGAAGCCGAGGAGGCTTCTGGCTCTAGAGATTGCCCATCCTCTGCTatagagccttttaaaaaatgactcacAATATGTAAACATCTAGTATATCTATAATTAGATAATaaatttataataagataataaATAAGATAATAAATTTACCATAATAAGATAATAAATTTACCATAAATTTCTTTGAACTATTTCATTTGTCTCAAAGTAAATCACTGCCCGTCTTTCTACAAAAATCCCATTTGAAATGCCTGGACATTTTTTCAGTACATTACAGTAAACAACAACTTCGTATTTTaccattttcatttccttcaagTAGCATATAATCCTGTACATATTGCCACTTGTACTGTTACAGATGGTATAAGGGaacattattaaaatattattaaaatcagTGTTGCCTTGTCTGCTGTAACCTACTCTGATTTCTTGAGCTAGGACAAATTACAAATTAAACTGAGTTATTTCTGCATAAAATTATTTGTTACAGCACTTCTTTATGTCATCTACTGATAATCAGCAAAGGAAAGTCATGTTATGCTGTCAGGTTGCTTTCAATTTATGATGACAATTACCTCCAAAATGGTGCTTAGGTAGACAATCAGAAATATATGTAAAGTTGTCAGGAAATTACAATTATTCTTACACACTTAGCGAAatatgcgatttttaaaaagcagcagggAAATGGGTGAGATTAGCTCAAGTCTCAGCATTACACCCCCGttcacagtgactagcactttatGTAATAAGAAAACACTCTAGAAGCAGTTTAAGtagaaaaaaggcatttttactTACCATTATGATTTGCAGTTACACTCAgaggaatgaaaatgaaaaaatatggAGTCTCACCCATGTGCTTGCTGCATGGTTGGAGGtctgagaaagaagagaggactATCACTAGGACAAACAATGGAAATAAGCACAACAGGAAGCAGGTGTGTGAGCTTccctcaaatgccagaggtgCGAAAAAACTTCATTAATAGGTTAGTGGCAAAGAACACTGTGAAGCTCTGTCCCATTGATACTCAGTGATATTGCAAGCAAGATTGTTATTATGTCAGCAAAAAACATGCTTATAACTCTTTAAATTATTCCAAATCTTgttttgtgtcatcaagttgtCTCCAACCTATGGCaatcttatgaatgagtgacctccaaaatggccCGTCCTCAAGAGGCCTTTcatggagtcaattcatctcatatttggtcttcctcttttcttgctgccttcaattttcccAGCATTAATGTCTTCAAgcgaatcttgccttctcataacatccaaagtagggcagcctcaatttcatcattttttgcttccagagaaagttcaggcttgatttgatctaggacccacttgtttgcatCCCAAGGTATCAGCAtcatattttgaacaaatcatttttttcctctccgctttcttcattgtccatgtttgggaatacaatagtgtgaatgatcttggtctccattGACACATCGTTACAATTGCTTATCTAATTCCTTCATTCTTACCCTTtcaagtctcagccttcttctgatttctaggCTACAGTCtgcatttggactgatgactgagcTAAGgttacaaaatatttaacaatttcaatttcttcatttaaattgtTAACAATTTTGCTTACCTATTATACATTTTATAAAAAGCTATCCAGTTAAAAAATAGATTGGTTTTCTGAAAACGGAGGATTGAATGAATACCTACTGTGAAACAAAATACAGAGTAACTAGAGATGAACACTTAACGTGGTTTGGCAGTGCAGGGCGGCAGATTGGGCTTGCTGGCGTTGCATGGGTGCCCTGGATTCTGCTCCATGTTTCCTTTCACAGGCACCCCATCAGAAGCTGtcacaggcttctctgccctttctccttctcttcatgGGCACCCATGGGAGGAGGTGGGTGTGGGAGGAGTCGGGGCATGGAAGCTGGGGCACCCATGCAACACCTGTGGGGCAGATCTACTGAACCGCATTGAACCACAGTACAGTAAGTACCCATCTTTAAGAGTAACCGTTCAGGTCTTTGCTGCTGGGGTCTGAATTACAGGTGCTTTATTGAGGTCCTGTAGGGTTTGTTCAGAAGACGCATTTGTCCTTGACTTAATCCTGCCTTAGCTACAAACTCCCAGGTGAATTGGGTGATTTCTCTCAGTAAAGGggtgtggcatctgcccaggtcatgaatagtaATAagctatttgcatgtaccaatgagagtgctgaaGAGGCGGAGTCACAAGACGTAAGAgtttctgcaggaggaggagtggGGCTCGAGAGTTTTAGAGAGAGTTGaaggttgagagtggatgaaggagaatgtttaagagttaacaatatcgcttgttctgtcaacatctgtaacaataaacaatttccatttggttcttttaaaatgacacattgtttggacctctgtgattaataataaacaatgttgatgtaatcaactggtggcagctgaaagacatgtagcttgtgccctgtgtttggtgaaacaatcaagggacaggtgggaaccTGACAGGGTGCAAAGGCAATAAAGAGACGGAGCTATAATACAGAACCACATAAATTAGAACTATGTGGTTTTATGAAGCAATTTCTTAGAAAAAGATCTGAGGGCTTGTACAGATGAGCAGATATATGGCATGAATGAGCCTGGGTAAGTCCGGTTCATGCTGAAGGGAGGCTGGAGTTTATACACTATAAATGCCAGGTCCTTGAAAATGGCTTCTCTAGGCTTCCCAAGAAATAACGCTTTATAAATTACTTCCTTGTTGCAGCTTTGCTTTTGGTGTTTCTCACACCTCCAATTTTTAAAGCTAATAAAGATTTCCAGTCTGGGAACCTGTACCATGGAAATGACCTCTACACAAAAAGAGCTGGAGTGTTAAGCTATACCCTCCACAACAGAGGCCAGTTGCAGAGTAATTCAAGCCTCCCAAAATGTTTCATATCTGAAGAACGGAATTGTAATCAATCAccactcacactgaaatacatctgTTAATCTTAAAGGAGACACAATACGTTTGTTTTTCCTTAAGCTTAAGAATcattaaatacaaaataaatactcCCTTTGTGTAGTTGGTTTATGCCTTAGACATCACCCTATACAGTATGTAACAGAAAGGTCTGGATGCAAGCAATTGCCTCCTTTTAAAGTTCAATTCTGACAAGATGTTGAATGTAGCAAGTCCTGTCTTACTGATAAGAAGCGATTCTGAACACGTGGCCACTTTGCAATGCAGCCAACAGGTGGCACACCATCAAAATAGGTTGCAAACAAAATCTGTTTTTCCGCAAAGGTGTGGTGTTTGCTTTGGACTGGACAGGCCTGTTGGGAAAAAGTAAATATTATACCTTTGACTTTTAGCTCTGTTATATAGAAGAGATTGGTGATAGTAGTGATGATGGTAGTGGTGACATTCACCAAAAGGAGGTAATGAAACTGGCTCTTTAATGTGTTGATTAGAAAAAGAAAACGCAGATCTGGCAACCTCTCACTGTTACCAGTTTTACAAGTGGCCACTTTCTTCTCGTCTCTCCAGCTTCCACTGCTATCATTTCACCCTGGAGCAtaacataaaaaggaaaagaaagagcccAGCCCACAATCCAAATATAGCCAGCTCGTTTTCAGAAAGCAATATCCTGAAATATTCTAGTTCTGCGTCTCCTGCCTGGCTTCTCAGCTTGAGCTGCCAGTGCTCCCCAAAGATCTACATGTGGGCCTTTGGTTAATGTGTTCTCCATTTTCCAGGTAAATACCTCAGCAGCGTTTTAATAAGATCTTATTTCTGTGATGGAAGCTAGCGAAGGAATTCTAAAGGTGAGTTACTGTTGTGTTTCTGAAAGCCCTTTAAGGAATTGCTTACGATCATAAATTCTTACATATACTGGGTGGAGAAAATCCTTTGAGCCTTTTGAAAGGTTTAAGCAGTGTTTGTAactgtggctggggggggggaggcagctgtaaataaaaataaatgtcttcTGCCTCAGGGTAGGTAAGATGTGTTTGACAAGGTATATCATTTTGTTGTAAAATAGAAGTTTAACTTATAAGGTGTATATTCTATTTTGAAGCACAAAGCTGTTCAAAATCTATGAATTTTCACCCTACTGTTCGCTGCAGCCATTGTCTTCGTTTTTTTTGTTGGTCAGCAATTCATCTGcttaacaaataataataatcatgtgccatcaaatcaattttgacttatggtgacactttccagggttttctaagtagggagtactcagaagtggcttactatttctttcttctgaaggtgccttgaactgtgcagcttgtccaaggccacacaggctggttgtaCTTAGAGGAGGCatagcagggaattgaactcccaatttctggctctgcagccagatcttatttttttttatttgattggttaattgatttctatcccacccatatagaccaaaggtctactctgggcggtttagatacctaaaccattgagctatccagccagcatatcATTAGCCCTTCTTTAATCTAATTTGAGAATAGCAAGAAAGCGTGGCTGAATCTGTCCTTGTTACTCAGTCACCAGAGAAACCCAAGCCTGGTTGTACCAAGGGTTTTCTTTTTTGATCACTCTAAtgttggaagagttgtacatagAGCTGGAAGTCTATACAATATAGAGTGGTTAGACTcaagctcccatcatccctcccttttggccatgctggctagggtttctgggaactgctaTCCACCAGTACTTGGAGGACTATAaattccttgccccccccccaatatatgtGGCCATTGCTGTCCTCCCAGGTTTGACCTACGGAGATCTTTGACACTGTTAATCCATGAGCCTAGGAATGTCCTGCATCTAGTCTTCTGATTTTATTCATCCCACCCCCCGCAGAGTTTAAAAGTACTGATGCCCCATCTTCAGTTTGTGCAATAGAGGGGCTGAGGGAAAAGCATGCACTGCCATATATCTCCCCAGTTGTCATCAGTGAGTAACTGAAGTGTCAGGGCAGAACAGGGTTCACTTACCCAGATCTTGTGGGATGATGCAGAGGAAGTGGATAGCCAAGCtaaaacagaacaacaacaaaaatatgatcACAGAGGTCAGTAGCATAAAGACAATGGTTGCTTCACATCAAGATGGTGGTAACTGGCTGATTTCTAAATGCTAAATTTATAACAGCCTTTAAGAGGTATATTCAACAGGTGGTATCCATGCACTTTTTATAaaaaacaaggctgatttccctCTTATCTGATCTAGaggttttgttttcaatttaggAAACATAATGATAAATTCAAAAGTCCAGTAAGTCTGATTAAGAAAAAACAAACCGAAAAAAGACAGAGGTAAAACCCCAGTGATGGTAATATATATGGGCATTTCCCCAAATGGTTTCAGTTGAGTGATTATCTCCTTTTGGATgaacaggaggaagaaaatgatgGCAATAATCTGGGAGCTAAAACCTCAAAGGAACATAAAACGCCACGCAAGGTTATTTACTTTGCAAATGGTGAATCTATGGAAGAGTACAGTACAGAGGAAGAAGATgctgaggagaacaaacctgagCCCCTTATTAACACTGTAAGATTGCTGTTATTTTTTAGAAGTTGCATGTCAGTTCCAAAACAGGTTAAAGCAGCTAACAAGTGTagtaaaaatgtattacaggaaATGTTAAATTTGCCAAAAACAccacaaaaagttatttttctttcatgcttccctaccccaccccaaCCCATCCCACACCTTAACTTTTTTAACCATCTGGCCTGACAGCAAGTTCTGAAGCATGCATATTTTGCAAGTTAGGGTTGATCCTAAGAACAGTGTTGGCCTCTTAGGGCCAAAAAAAATGAGTGTAAAATCTCTGGGGTAAAGGTCATTCATTCCCTTCCATAGGTAAAGACAAGACTTTACTGTTTTCAAGTTGACCTTCCATTTTTGCAATACTGCATCCCCATCCCTCTTTCTTGAATACTGTAGGCAACCAGTATTTTCTCTGTTGATTTACAAATGGACGtgttcttttctgcttttggCACATATACATTTTCTACTAACACTTGTTTTGCTAGTGCAATGGTTTGTAATGTTTAGTCAATTAAGGGGCATAGCAGTTTTCAGTCTGGATTTGGTGAGTAATGGGAAATGCATGAGTTAGCTGGCATTAAAGCCATAGACAGGAAATGGCTGAAGGCTGAGAAACAGTCATAAAGAACAGCGGCCTCCCTTTACTTGCCAGCTAGTAGGGTGGCTTGAACCCAACCCACTGCCCAtgaggaggaggcaggcaggcaggcaggtggctgCTCTGCTTTTCTGCTGAAGTGGAAGAGTAAAAGAGGCAGGAGCAGCTTCTGGGGCCTCCCAGCCATTTGCCTGTCTTCTTTCCCTCTGGGTAACATAGTAGGTTGGGAAGAGTTGAGCCAGCTAGACCCATCCTCAAAGAACAGAGGCAGCTTCCATTCACTCACTTGTGTTCACTCTTTGAGGGTGTAGTAGCTACCAAAAAAATTCACCGAGTAGACAAGGGGAGGCAGACACATTCTCTTTACAACCTAGAACTACAGCTGAAGAAAGAGAAGCCGGACAGTTATCATGTCCAGAATCTAGATCCTGAAGGAGAATAACTGCCTGTTGCACCCTCTAGAATGCCAGTGACCTACTAAATGAAAAAGGCCATGATTGATGATGGGACTGTATGTTGCATACTGATTTGAACCAACCTGAAGGGGGGCAATAACACtggggaaagtttgaaggcaacaGCGGAATactaaatattaaatgaatttatTCCGTAAAGGAAGACGTAGCCTTgcatttagggacgtggtggcgctgtgggctaaaccgcagaagcctgtgctgcagggtcagaagaccagcagtcgtaagatcaaatccacgcgatggagtgagcacccgtcacttgtcccagctcccgccaacctagcggttcaaaggcatgcaaatgcgagtagataaataggtaccacctcggtgggaaggtaacagcgttccgtgtctaagttgcactggccatgtgaccacagaagattgtcttcggacaaaacactggctctatggcttggaaacggggatgagcaccgccccctagagtcgaacacgactgactaaaatgtcaaggggaacctttaccttttttagcCTTGCATTTACAGgagatgagcagggctgctgaggaaaAGATATTTTGAAAGTCCTTCATTCATAAGACCAACGTAATTCAGAAGCAACTTTATGgccataacaataacaacagcaaaaatagcATTCTTTAGCTGCAACTTTCTGGTTTGTATATAAATAGAACACTTTAATGTTACACCTGCAAGCTATGTGCCcagatacagtacttagaagCCCTGAATCTGAGGCACCAGTTTCAGTACACCTTCATTCCATTTGCAAAGGGATTTGTTCCCTTCTGGCTCCTGAGCTCATTACTTGGAGAACTGTGCCCTCCAAAAAATTTTAAGATAACAGTATTTGCCATTCACAGTCTAGCGGTCGAAATAGTAAGAGAATTGTATGATGTAGTTGTAAAATACTGGAAGGAGATGATGAACTGATAAAGTTATGTCTTCTGCACCAAGAGTTCAGGATGCATTGTTCATATATGAGATGTGCCCCAATCCTGAACAGGACAGGAAAATAAGATAATGATCTCTGACAAAACCGGTGTATCCCTTTTCTGCTGTTTTGGTAGGAGAATGTTTCAGAAATATAGTGCAAGTCTATACATGTGTTAGAATGTTTTGAAAAATTAGGTTTCAACAGAGGCCACTCTTTTACTGCAACATTGATCTGCTTTCCTTCATTTTGAAATGGATGTTGACAAGCCCTCACTCAAGTACATGCTAATGCTGTTAATTGCGTAGTAGGAGCCACATATAAGTTCCTATATTCTTGATTTATTCGTATCAGaaagttgcacaatttaaaattatggatgtatatgaaatacaggcaaacgtttaaagcaatttaaaatgttaaaataattagattatttttgaccagagGCCGGGCTACTTCAATaacattatcttggccatttactaTATTTTCTTTTGTGAACATGTAGGGCATAAACTACATGAACATAAAGGTGGCATTGATGGAATTTCTCCGCAGTCACATacaatttgtcctgtatccaagtagtctCATTCCTATATTGTCAGTGGTAAATTGTTGCCTTTATTTCACAGGCCAACCTTTCATGGGGTGGTTATCTGAGATTTTGGGCGCTTCGAATTGCAGCAACGAGTTTTTTTAGTAAGTTTGTGTTCATgtgcacttccttccttccttccttccttccttccttccttccttccttccttccttccttccttcctctctctctctgcccatagTGTTCAGATTAGTAGCCCAAGATCTGATAATAACATCACTGGTTATTAGTGCAAAAGTCAGTGTTTCGAGTGTTTTCTtgagtgtttcttttttctttttgagtatTTTTCTTGAGTGTTTTCTTCTCTAATCCTATTTATCTTTTTGGGAATTATCAGAGAATAAGATTCAGGTGATGTGGAAAATTCATGTGTTCCCATTGTCCAGTTATGACTACTGCATGCTCTGACGTTTCCCTCCCATCACTTATCCGAAGGGAACaactgctgtttttttgttttttcttcaataTCTTTTACAGCTTGTGAATTTCTTGGTGGGAAGTTTGCCGCACTATTTGGGCTCACTCAAGCCAAATATCAATACGCAATAGATGAATACTACAGGACACAGAAAAAGGTTTgctcatgttatttatttatttatttatttatttatttatttatttatttatttatttatttatttatttatttatttatattttattatattttattttatttatatcccgcctatctagtcgggtgaggaccactctagaaTGTTACATTTAAGGTTCACGTAACAATGTTCTCAATAGCTCAGGTCAAAATTGTTGTGAGGAGCAATTTCAGTAATGCCACTTCCATGACATTGTATTCTCAGACAAAATTCCAAGTTGTAAACAGCTGTAATTTCTGCCCCCACCAGTACCTTGTAATATGCCTTGAAAAGTTAGGTTTTTACAAGGCAAAAAGAAGTAGCAAGAGTTGCACTATTAAGGTATGGAAAGGTTCAGGAGGCAAGGAATTTTGGACAAAAGGGATGGGGAAGAAACATCACTCAGATTGAACCCTTAGAATTAAGTTCTGCTAAGTTTCACAGAACTTTTATTCCAACTCACTTTGGAGTCTCAGAAAACTTCTCACTAATTTCCAATAGCCACAGAAGCTTTGATTGTCTCATCCCAGCACACTCACCCACAGCAA
The Pogona vitticeps strain Pit_001003342236 chromosome 1, PviZW2.1, whole genome shotgun sequence genome window above contains:
- the FAM177B gene encoding protein FAM177B isoform X1, which translates into the protein MEASEGILKEEENDGNNLGAKTSKEHKTPRKVIYFANGESMEEYSTEEEDAEENKPEPLINTANLSWGGYLRFWALRIAATSFFTCEFLGGKFAALFGLTQAKYQYAIDEYYRTQKKVANSRFTQLSILLSISLPSVLTGGAFHQCSCQQQTPRNLGLLAPNSTSWQMCYWWSSQTTQPCVTAAKDLPEPCTWPVQIAMHQV
- the FAM177B gene encoding protein FAM177B isoform X4, whose amino-acid sequence is MEASEGILKEEENDGNNLGAKTSKEHKTPRKVIYFANGESMEEYSTEEEDAEENKPEPLINTANLSWGGYLRFWALRIAATSFFTCEFLGGKFAALFGLTQAKYQYAIDEYYRTQKKESESDEDGEEMPETEAAFPPNEKEHLRMQSLRYGSIHCREMPASSQETTVVNELQKDSLPGFK
- the FAM177B gene encoding protein FAM177B isoform X3, whose translation is MEASEGILKEEENDGNNLGAKTSKEHKTPRKVIYFANGESMEEYSTEEEDAEENKPEPLINTANLSWGGYLRFWALRIAATSFFTCEFLGGKFAALFGLTQAKYQYAIDEYYRTQKKVANSRFTQLSILLRQMCYWWSSQTTQPCVTAAKDLPEPCTWPVQIAMHQV
- the FAM177B gene encoding protein FAM177B isoform X2 — protein: MEASEGILKEEENDGNNLGAKTSKEHKTPRKVIYFANGESMEEYSTEEEDAEENKPEPLINTANLSWGGYLRFWALRIAATSFFTCEFLGGKFAALFGLTQAKYQYAIDEYYRTQKKVANSRFTQLSILLSVLTGGAFHQCSCQQQTPRNLGLLAPNSTSWQMCYWWSSQTTQPCVTAAKDLPEPCTWPVQIAMHQV